The following are encoded together in the Pseudomonas xantholysinigenes genome:
- the cydB gene encoding cytochrome d ubiquinol oxidase subunit II: protein MGVDITLIWALIIIFGVMMYVIMDGFDLGIGILFLAIKDKEERDVMMNTVAPVWDGNETWLVLGGAGLFGAFPLAYSVILSALYLPLVLMLLGLIFRGVAFEFRFKASERNRHWWDKAFIGGSIVATFTQGVALGAFLDGIPVANNMYAGGALDWLRPFPLFCGFALLLAYAQLGSTWLIMKTEGRLQEEMYRYSSYFIWGLLGALAVISVWTPLAHPEIAQRWFSLPNLFYFLPVPLLLVVCFFGTLTTLAHRATAAPFLFTLLVIFLGYSGLGISIWPNIIPPSVTLWQAASPVASQLFALIGALFILPFILVYTAWSYYVFRGKVKVGDGYH, encoded by the coding sequence ATGGGCGTGGATATCACTTTGATCTGGGCATTGATCATCATCTTTGGCGTGATGATGTACGTCATCATGGACGGCTTCGACCTGGGCATCGGCATTCTCTTCCTGGCGATCAAGGACAAGGAAGAGCGCGATGTGATGATGAACACCGTCGCCCCGGTGTGGGACGGCAACGAGACCTGGCTGGTGCTCGGCGGCGCAGGCCTGTTCGGCGCCTTCCCGCTGGCCTACTCGGTGATCCTCAGCGCCTTGTACCTGCCGCTGGTGCTGATGCTGCTGGGCCTGATCTTCCGGGGCGTGGCCTTCGAGTTCCGGTTCAAGGCCAGCGAGCGCAACCGCCACTGGTGGGACAAGGCGTTCATCGGCGGCTCGATCGTCGCCACCTTCACCCAGGGCGTCGCCCTGGGCGCCTTCCTCGATGGCATCCCGGTGGCAAACAACATGTACGCCGGTGGCGCCCTCGACTGGCTGCGGCCCTTCCCGCTGTTCTGCGGCTTCGCCCTGCTGCTGGCCTACGCGCAGCTCGGCAGCACCTGGCTGATCATGAAGACCGAGGGCCGCCTGCAAGAAGAGATGTACCGCTATTCCTCGTACTTCATCTGGGGCCTGCTGGGCGCCCTCGCGGTGATCAGCGTGTGGACGCCGCTGGCCCACCCGGAGATCGCCCAGCGCTGGTTCAGCCTGCCCAACCTGTTCTACTTCCTGCCGGTGCCACTGCTGCTGGTGGTCTGCTTCTTCGGCACCCTCACCACCTTGGCGCACCGGGCCACCGCCGCGCCGTTCCTGTTCACCCTGCTGGTGATCTTCCTCGGCTACAGCGGCCTGGGCATCAGCATCTGGCCGAATATCATCCCGCCCTCGGTCACCCTGTGGCAGGCGGCCTCGCCGGTGGCCAGCCAGCTGTTCGCGTTGATCGGCGCGCTGTTCATCCTGCCGTTCATCCTGGTGTACACCGCCTGGAGCTACTACGTGTTCAGGGGCAAGGTGAAGGTCGGCGACGGCTATCATTGA
- a CDS encoding AEC family transporter has protein sequence MHVGTALAAIAPSFILILVGVLVRRCGWVDNGFWAGAEKLTHWVFFPAYLVHTIGSAGAMGSAARATVLVLGGVTLLITAGVVLGCRYRRVLHATFTSIMQGSVRFNSFIFLGVASQLLSPEDYGVAAVVVAYMVAISNTVVLLAFGNRGGSTWAVLLKVCLNPLILASGLGLALNLSAVSLPAALGQPLQALGAPALPLSLICVGAALQFPRAEFARLCKTGLLTAGIRLCLFPLLAYGLISTWSVPPLAATLVLLYSVLPCASNSYVLATQQGGDHRLMAFVVAVSTVLSFVPIFLVAGSL, from the coding sequence ATGCACGTAGGAACAGCCTTGGCGGCCATCGCGCCGTCGTTCATCTTGATTCTGGTCGGTGTGCTCGTGCGCCGCTGCGGTTGGGTAGACAACGGCTTCTGGGCGGGCGCCGAGAAACTGACTCATTGGGTGTTTTTCCCAGCCTACCTGGTTCATACCATCGGCAGCGCCGGCGCCATGGGTAGCGCCGCGCGTGCGACGGTGCTGGTGCTGGGGGGCGTGACGCTGCTGATTACCGCCGGGGTCGTGCTGGGATGCCGTTACCGACGCGTGTTGCACGCAACCTTTACCTCGATCATGCAGGGTTCGGTACGTTTCAACAGTTTCATTTTCCTGGGCGTGGCCTCGCAGTTGCTCAGCCCCGAGGACTATGGCGTGGCGGCCGTGGTGGTGGCCTATATGGTGGCCATTTCCAACACCGTGGTGCTGCTGGCATTCGGCAATCGGGGCGGTTCGACCTGGGCGGTGCTGCTCAAGGTCTGCCTTAATCCGTTGATCCTGGCCAGTGGCCTGGGCCTGGCGCTCAACCTGAGCGCAGTGTCGTTGCCGGCGGCATTGGGCCAGCCGCTGCAGGCGCTGGGGGCACCGGCATTGCCCCTGAGCCTGATCTGCGTGGGCGCTGCCTTGCAGTTTCCGCGCGCAGAGTTCGCGCGTTTGTGCAAAACCGGCTTGCTGACCGCCGGCATCCGCTTGTGCCTGTTCCCGTTGCTCGCCTATGGCCTGATCAGCACCTGGTCGGTGCCGCCGCTGGCCGCGACACTGGTGCTGCTGTATTCGGTATTGCCTTGCGCCAGCAATTCCTATGTGCTGGCAACCCAGCAGGGGGGCGATCATCGCTTGATGGCATTCGTCGTGGCGGTGTCGACGGTGCTTTCGTTCGTGCCGATCTTCCTGGTGGCCGGTTCCCTGTAG
- a CDS encoding FdhF/YdeP family oxidoreductase has product MTTRRKVPGVRNYDGPAGGWGALKATATAVREQMDTLKAPLTLMRTNQPDGFDCPGCAWPDKEHKSTFQFCENGAKAVTWEATNKRVPPEFFANHPVATLLHRTDYELEDLGRLTHPMVYDHASGTYKPVEWEHAFARIGEILRGLEPNQVEFYTSGRASNEAAYLYQLFARALGTNNFPDCSNMCHEPTSVGLPRSIGMGKGSVSLDDFESCELVISIGHNPGTNHPRMMGTLHEVSRRKVPIMVLNPLRERALERFADPQDMIEMATYGSTRIASTYLQVKAGGDAAAIKGVMKSLLEMEDALGQVLDFEFIAQHTNGFDALKADLLATQWPDIEHASGLTKAEMEKVAAAYAKSNATIVTYGMGITQHNEGTANVRLICDLLMLRGNIGKPGAGICPLRGHSNVQGNRTVGITEKPSADFLNKIEQVLGFKPPAEHGHDSVQAMQAMIAGTSKALICLGGNFAVALPDPGQCFPAMGKLDLSVHIGTKLNRTHLLVGKETYLFPCLGRTELDVQNGERQAITVEDSMSMVHASAGKLTPASEFLRSEPAIVAGMANATLPDSPVPWLELGADYDKIRDLIEKTLPGFDDYNARIRVPGGFRMPLPATERVWLTPSGKAEFFVFPGLHEDKEVDGDDVLRLITLRSHDQYNTTIYAMDDRYRGVFGRRDVLFMNPADLQARGLAHGDLVDIETVTQGRKMRYERITAIEYKISPGSVGAYYPEANQLVPLDYIDVDSGTPSYKSVPVRVMRSELN; this is encoded by the coding sequence ATGACGACTCGACGCAAGGTACCCGGTGTACGTAACTACGATGGCCCCGCAGGCGGCTGGGGAGCGCTCAAGGCGACGGCGACGGCGGTGCGCGAGCAGATGGACACGCTCAAGGCGCCGCTCACGCTGATGCGCACCAACCAGCCGGACGGTTTCGACTGCCCGGGGTGCGCCTGGCCCGACAAGGAGCACAAATCGACCTTCCAGTTCTGCGAGAACGGCGCCAAGGCCGTGACCTGGGAGGCGACCAACAAGCGGGTGCCCCCCGAGTTCTTCGCCAATCACCCGGTGGCCACGCTGCTGCACCGCACCGATTACGAGCTGGAAGACCTCGGACGGCTGACCCACCCGATGGTTTACGACCACGCCAGCGGCACCTACAAGCCGGTGGAGTGGGAGCACGCCTTCGCCCGCATCGGCGAGATTCTTCGTGGCCTGGAACCGAACCAGGTCGAGTTCTACACCTCCGGGCGCGCCTCCAACGAAGCCGCCTACCTGTACCAGCTGTTCGCCCGGGCGCTGGGCACCAACAACTTCCCCGATTGCTCGAACATGTGTCACGAGCCCACCAGCGTGGGCTTGCCACGCTCGATCGGCATGGGCAAGGGCTCGGTGTCGCTGGACGATTTCGAGTCGTGCGAGCTGGTGATTTCCATCGGCCACAACCCGGGCACCAATCACCCGCGGATGATGGGTACCTTGCATGAGGTGTCGCGGCGCAAAGTGCCGATCATGGTCCTCAACCCGCTGCGCGAACGGGCGCTGGAGCGCTTCGCCGACCCGCAGGACATGATCGAGATGGCCACCTACGGCTCCACCCGGATCGCCTCGACCTACCTGCAGGTCAAGGCCGGTGGCGATGCGGCGGCGATCAAAGGGGTGATGAAGTCGCTGCTGGAGATGGAGGACGCGCTCGGTCAGGTGCTCGACTTCGAGTTCATCGCCCAGCACACCAATGGCTTTGATGCGCTCAAGGCCGACCTGTTGGCCACGCAATGGCCTGATATCGAACACGCCAGCGGCTTGACCAAGGCCGAGATGGAGAAGGTCGCCGCAGCTTACGCCAAGTCCAACGCGACCATCGTCACCTACGGCATGGGTATCACCCAGCACAACGAAGGCACCGCCAACGTGCGGCTGATCTGCGACTTGTTGATGCTGCGCGGTAATATCGGCAAGCCCGGTGCCGGCATCTGTCCGCTGCGCGGGCACTCCAATGTGCAGGGCAACCGCACCGTCGGCATCACCGAGAAGCCCTCGGCCGATTTCCTCAACAAGATCGAGCAAGTGCTTGGTTTCAAGCCACCGGCAGAGCATGGGCACGATTCGGTGCAGGCCATGCAGGCGATGATCGCCGGCACCTCCAAGGCGCTCATCTGCCTGGGCGGCAACTTCGCCGTGGCGCTGCCCGACCCCGGCCAGTGCTTCCCGGCCATGGGCAAGCTCGACCTGAGCGTGCACATCGGCACCAAGCTCAACCGTACCCACCTGTTGGTGGGCAAGGAAACCTACCTGTTCCCGTGCCTGGGACGCACCGAGCTGGACGTGCAGAACGGCGAGCGGCAGGCGATCACCGTCGAGGACTCGATGTCGATGGTGCATGCCTCGGCGGGCAAGCTGACCCCAGCATCGGAGTTCCTGCGCTCGGAGCCGGCGATCGTCGCCGGCATGGCCAACGCGACCTTGCCGGACAGCCCGGTGCCTTGGCTGGAGCTGGGTGCCGACTACGACAAGATTCGCGACCTGATCGAGAAGACCTTGCCGGGCTTCGATGACTACAACGCGCGCATCCGCGTGCCGGGCGGTTTCCGCATGCCGCTGCCGGCCACCGAGCGGGTGTGGCTGACGCCTTCGGGCAAGGCCGAGTTCTTTGTGTTCCCGGGCTTGCACGAAGACAAGGAAGTCGATGGCGACGATGTACTGCGCCTGATCACCTTGCGCAGCCATGACCAGTACAACACCACCATCTACGCCATGGACGATCGCTACCGCGGTGTGTTCGGCCGTCGCGACGTGCTGTTCATGAACCCCGCCGACCTGCAGGCGCGCGGCCTGGCCCACGGCGACCTGGTGGATATCGAGACGGTGACCCAGGGGCGCAAGATGCGCTACGAGCGGATCACAGCCATCGAGTACAAGATCTCGCCCGGCTCGGTGGGGGCCTATTACCCTGAGGCCAACCAGTTGGTGCCGCTGGACTACATCGACGTGGACAGCGGCACGCCGTCCTACAAGTCGGTACCGGTGCGGGTGATGCGTTCGGAGCTTAACTGA
- a CDS encoding efflux RND transporter permease subunit, with the protein MSSFFINRPIFAWVVAIVIMLAGVFSIMKLPINQYPNIAAPAVSITVSYPGASAQTVQDTVVQVIEQQLNNLDGLRYISAESNSDGSMSIIVTFDQGTDADIAQVQVQNKLQLATPLLPEEVQRQGLRVAKYQINFMLVVGLYSEDGSMDDFDIGNYIVSNLKDPITRVKGVGDYQMLGAQYAMRIWTDPQKLLSYQLTPQDVIDAVKSENVQVSSGSLGGLPTHQGVQLNATVLGMSRMKAADEFLEILLKVNPDGSQVRLKDVATVGLGAEDFSISGTYNGKPASAIALRLATGANLLETVQRVRDTVDELAPFLPPGLKVAYPYDTSPAVGASIHEVVKTLFEGIVLVFLVMYLFMQNLRATLIPTLAVPVVLLGTFGVLAAFGFTINILTMFGMVLAIGLLVDDAIVVVENVERVMVEDKLSPREATRKSMGQIQGALVGIAMVLSAVFVPMAFFGGATGIIYRQFSITIVSAMALSVLVAMIFTPALCATLLKPIGHDHHDKKGFFGWFNRTFERNADRYKVGVLGIAKRKVLFLGIYGLIVVALCWLFPKIPTSFLPPEDQGTLFVQVQMPTNTSAERTQVVLNEIRDYLLEDERGVVASAYTVNGFNFAGRGQSSGMLFVSLKRWEARSDPRGSEIFALGQRLQARGAQIKDGIVIAIVPPAILEMGNAMGFDFYLQDRAGLGHEKLIEARNQFLQMAAADPVLANVRPNGLNDEPQYQIVIDKEKARALQVSIADINSTMSTAWGSSYVNDFIDRGRVKKVYVQGEISARIAPEDFDKWYVRNAKGEMVKFSSFANGYWTYGSPKLERFNGVSAVEIQGEPAPGYSSGDAMQAVARIVAKLPDGIGLQYTGMSFEERLSGSQAPALYVVSVLIVFLCLAALYESWSVPLAVIMVVPLGVIGAVLATLGRGLENDVFFQVGLLTTVGLSAKNAILIVEFAKALHEQGMPLLQAAGEAARQRLRPIIMTSLAFVLGVLPLAISTGPGSGSQHSIGTGVVGGMLTATFLAVFFVPLFFVVITNLFTRKARQADAQAQGEQA; encoded by the coding sequence ATGTCTTCGTTTTTCATCAACAGGCCCATCTTTGCCTGGGTGGTCGCCATCGTGATCATGTTGGCCGGTGTCTTCAGCATCATGAAGCTCCCGATCAACCAGTACCCCAACATCGCCGCCCCCGCGGTGAGCATCACCGTCAGCTATCCCGGTGCCTCGGCGCAGACCGTGCAGGACACCGTGGTGCAGGTGATCGAACAGCAACTGAACAACCTCGATGGCTTGCGCTACATCTCTGCTGAAAGCAACAGCGATGGCAGCATGAGTATCATCGTCACCTTCGACCAGGGCACCGACGCGGACATCGCCCAGGTGCAGGTGCAGAACAAGCTGCAGCTGGCGACCCCGCTGCTGCCCGAGGAGGTGCAGCGCCAGGGCCTGCGCGTGGCCAAGTACCAGATCAACTTCATGCTGGTGGTCGGCCTGTACTCCGAAGACGGCAGCATGGACGACTTCGACATCGGTAACTACATCGTCTCCAACCTCAAGGACCCGATCACCCGGGTCAAGGGCGTGGGCGACTACCAGATGCTGGGCGCGCAGTACGCCATGCGGATCTGGACCGATCCGCAAAAACTGCTCAGCTACCAGCTGACGCCCCAGGATGTGATCGACGCGGTCAAGTCGGAGAACGTCCAGGTCTCGTCCGGCTCGCTGGGCGGCCTGCCGACACACCAGGGCGTGCAGCTCAACGCCACCGTGCTGGGCATGTCGCGGATGAAGGCCGCCGACGAATTCCTCGAGATCCTGCTCAAGGTCAACCCGGACGGCTCGCAAGTACGCCTGAAGGACGTCGCCACCGTCGGCCTGGGCGCCGAGGACTTCTCCATCAGCGGCACCTACAATGGCAAGCCGGCCTCGGCCATCGCCCTGCGCCTGGCCACCGGCGCCAACCTGCTGGAAACCGTGCAGCGGGTGCGTGACACCGTCGACGAGCTGGCGCCGTTCCTGCCGCCGGGCTTGAAGGTCGCCTATCCGTACGACACCTCGCCGGCGGTGGGCGCCTCGATCCATGAGGTGGTCAAGACGCTGTTCGAAGGTATCGTCCTGGTGTTCCTGGTGATGTACCTGTTCATGCAGAACCTGCGCGCCACCCTGATCCCGACCCTGGCCGTGCCGGTGGTGCTGCTGGGCACCTTCGGCGTGCTGGCGGCGTTCGGCTTCACCATCAACATCCTGACCATGTTCGGCATGGTCCTGGCCATCGGCCTGCTGGTGGACGACGCCATCGTCGTGGTGGAAAACGTCGAACGGGTGATGGTCGAGGACAAACTCTCGCCACGCGAAGCCACGCGCAAGTCCATGGGCCAGATCCAGGGGGCGCTGGTGGGTATCGCCATGGTGCTGTCGGCGGTGTTCGTGCCGATGGCGTTCTTCGGCGGCGCGACCGGTATCATCTATCGCCAGTTCTCCATCACCATCGTCTCGGCGATGGCGCTGTCGGTGCTGGTGGCAATGATCTTCACCCCGGCCCTGTGCGCGACCCTGCTCAAGCCGATCGGGCATGATCACCACGACAAGAAAGGCTTCTTCGGCTGGTTCAACCGTACCTTCGAGCGCAATGCCGATCGCTACAAGGTCGGCGTGCTCGGCATCGCCAAGCGCAAGGTGTTGTTCCTGGGCATCTATGGGCTGATCGTGGTCGCCCTGTGCTGGCTGTTCCCGAAGATCCCGACCTCGTTCCTGCCGCCCGAGGACCAGGGCACCCTGTTCGTCCAGGTGCAGATGCCCACCAACACCAGCGCCGAGCGTACCCAGGTGGTGCTCAACGAGATCCGTGACTACCTGCTCGAGGACGAGCGCGGGGTGGTGGCGAGCGCCTATACGGTGAACGGCTTCAACTTCGCCGGCCGTGGCCAGAGTTCGGGGATGCTGTTCGTCAGCCTCAAGCGCTGGGAAGCGCGCAGCGACCCGCGTGGCAGCGAAATCTTCGCCCTGGGACAGCGCCTGCAAGCGCGTGGCGCACAGATCAAGGACGGCATCGTGATCGCCATCGTGCCACCGGCCATCCTGGAGATGGGCAACGCCATGGGCTTCGACTTCTACCTCCAGGACCGCGCGGGCCTGGGCCACGAGAAGCTGATCGAGGCGCGCAACCAGTTCCTGCAGATGGCCGCCGCCGATCCGGTGCTGGCCAACGTGCGCCCCAATGGCTTGAACGACGAACCGCAGTACCAGATCGTCATCGACAAGGAAAAAGCCCGTGCGCTGCAGGTGAGCATCGCCGATATCAACAGCACCATGAGCACCGCCTGGGGCTCGTCGTATGTCAACGACTTCATCGACCGTGGTCGGGTGAAGAAGGTCTACGTGCAGGGTGAGATCAGCGCGCGCATCGCGCCGGAAGACTTCGACAAGTGGTACGTGCGCAACGCCAAGGGCGAGATGGTCAAGTTCTCTTCCTTCGCCAATGGCTACTGGACCTACGGTTCGCCGAAGCTCGAGCGTTTCAACGGCGTCTCGGCGGTTGAGATCCAGGGCGAGCCCGCGCCGGGCTACAGCTCGGGTGATGCCATGCAGGCGGTGGCGCGCATCGTCGCCAAGCTGCCCGACGGGATCGGCCTGCAGTACACCGGCATGTCCTTCGAGGAGCGCTTGTCCGGCTCCCAGGCACCGGCGTTGTATGTGGTCTCGGTATTGATTGTGTTCCTTTGCCTGGCGGCCCTCTACGAGAGCTGGTCGGTGCCGTTGGCGGTGATCATGGTGGTGCCGCTGGGCGTCATCGGCGCGGTGCTGGCGACCCTCGGCCGTGGCTTGGAAAATGACGTGTTTTTCCAGGTTGGCCTGTTGACCACCGTGGGCTTGTCGGCGAAAAACGCCATCCTGATCGTCGAGTTCGCCAAGGCGTTGCACGAGCAGGGCATGCCGTTGCTGCAAGCGGCGGGGGAAGCGGCGCGCCAGCGTCTGCGCCCGATCATCATGACCTCCCTGGCCTTCGTGCTCGGGGTCCTGCCCCTGGCGATCTCCACCGGCCCGGGCTCGGGCAGCCAGCACTCGATCGGCACCGGCGTGGTCGGCGGCATGTTGACCGCGACCTTCCTGGCGGTGTTCTTCGTCCCGCTGTTCTTCGTGGTGATCACCAACCTGTTCACCCGCAAGGCTCGCCAAGCAGATGCCCAAGCCCAAGGAGAGCAAGCATGA
- a CDS encoding cytochrome ubiquinol oxidase subunit I: METFSSTALDLARFQFAFTVAMHILFPAITIGLASYLAVLEGLYLKTGRDVYRDLYMFWIKIFALNFGMGVVSGLVMAYQFGTNWSQFSYFAGGITGPLLTYEVLTAFFLEAGFLGVMLFGWDRVGRGLHMFATCMVALGTLISTFWILSSNSWMHTPQGHEIIDGRAVPVDWLAVIFNPSFPYRLAHMAIAAFLSTAFFVGASGAWHLLRRQHIEPARTMLSMACWMALVVAPIQAVVGDAHGLNTLEHQPAKIAAIEGHWENMPGEPSPLILVGWPDMKAEKTHFAIEIPYLGSLILTHSLDRQIPALKSFPPEDRPNSTVIFWTFRLMVCMGLLMILAGVWSLWLRRGDRLHSTPLFLKFMLCMGPAGLIALLAGWVTTEMGRQPWVVYGLMRTEHAVSPLSTAQMSVSLAAFVVVYFVLFGTGIAYMLKLVHKGPQRHEGEHPIEGGAGQAKTPARPLSAADDH, encoded by the coding sequence ATGGAAACATTCAGCTCTACGGCACTTGATCTGGCTCGTTTTCAGTTCGCCTTCACCGTGGCGATGCATATCCTCTTTCCGGCAATCACTATTGGCCTCGCCAGTTACCTCGCCGTTCTCGAGGGGTTGTATCTGAAGACCGGTCGCGATGTATATCGCGACCTTTACATGTTCTGGATAAAGATCTTCGCGCTGAATTTCGGCATGGGCGTGGTGTCCGGCCTGGTCATGGCTTACCAATTCGGTACCAACTGGTCGCAGTTCTCTTATTTCGCCGGCGGTATTACCGGGCCACTACTGACTTACGAAGTGCTCACGGCCTTCTTCCTCGAAGCCGGCTTTCTCGGCGTCATGCTGTTCGGCTGGGACCGGGTCGGCCGCGGCCTGCACATGTTCGCCACCTGCATGGTGGCGCTGGGCACGCTGATCTCGACCTTCTGGATCCTCTCCTCCAACAGCTGGATGCACACCCCCCAGGGCCACGAGATCATCGACGGTCGCGCGGTGCCGGTGGACTGGCTGGCGGTCATCTTCAACCCATCATTCCCCTACCGCCTGGCGCACATGGCGATCGCCGCGTTCCTCAGCACCGCGTTCTTCGTCGGCGCCTCGGGGGCCTGGCACCTGTTGCGCCGCCAGCACATCGAGCCGGCCCGCACCATGCTCTCCATGGCCTGCTGGATGGCCCTGGTGGTGGCGCCGATCCAGGCGGTGGTCGGGGATGCCCACGGCCTGAACACCCTGGAGCACCAGCCGGCGAAGATCGCCGCCATCGAAGGGCACTGGGAGAACATGCCCGGCGAACCATCGCCGCTGATCCTGGTTGGCTGGCCGGACATGAAGGCCGAGAAGACCCACTTCGCCATCGAGATCCCCTACCTGGGCAGCCTGATCCTGACCCACAGCCTCGACCGCCAGATCCCGGCGCTCAAGTCGTTCCCACCCGAGGACCGGCCCAACTCCACGGTGATCTTCTGGACCTTCCGGCTGATGGTGTGCATGGGCCTGCTGATGATTCTCGCCGGGGTATGGAGCCTGTGGCTGCGCCGTGGCGACCGCCTGCACAGCACGCCGTTGTTCCTCAAGTTCATGCTGTGCATGGGCCCGGCAGGGCTGATCGCCCTGCTGGCCGGCTGGGTGACCACCGAGATGGGCCGCCAGCCCTGGGTGGTCTACGGGCTGATGCGCACCGAGCATGCGGTCTCGCCTTTGAGCACCGCGCAGATGAGCGTTAGCCTGGCCGCGTTCGTGGTGGTGTACTTCGTGCTGTTCGGCACCGGCATCGCCTACATGCTCAAGCTGGTGCACAAGGGCCCGCAGCGCCACGAAGGCGAGCACCCGATCGAAGGTGGCGCGGGCCAGGCCAAGACCCCCGCGCGCCCCCTGTCCGCGGCGGACGATCACTGA
- a CDS encoding IclR family transcriptional regulator — protein MSVEKDNAAEEQRSGGIQVIARASAVMRTLAAQPQGLSLAAIAQAVGLPRSTVQRIIGALEVEDLVEALPGSGYRLGPGLHQLIHHAHGDIISIVRESLEQLSATLGETVALSCIRGQQSTVIVRAIGEHELRVVVALGRSLPMHATSDGKVLLSTLSDEEIGRWITPHPERLTANTLDLCGVLAQMPEIRREGIAVDVEEHTPGVSAMSILLPTFMGPHAVTVVVPTARFKPRQAEFRQALEHFRETFKQARTA, from the coding sequence ATGAGTGTTGAAAAAGACAACGCAGCGGAAGAACAGCGCAGCGGCGGGATCCAGGTCATCGCCCGGGCCAGCGCGGTCATGCGCACCTTGGCGGCGCAGCCCCAGGGCCTGAGCCTGGCCGCCATCGCCCAGGCGGTGGGGTTGCCGCGCTCGACCGTGCAACGCATCATCGGCGCGCTGGAAGTCGAGGACCTGGTGGAAGCCTTGCCGGGCAGCGGCTATCGCCTGGGGCCGGGGCTGCACCAATTGATCCACCATGCCCATGGCGACATCATTTCCATCGTCCGCGAATCCCTCGAGCAACTGAGCGCGACGCTGGGGGAGACCGTGGCGCTGTCGTGCATTCGCGGGCAGCAGAGCACGGTCATCGTGCGCGCCATCGGCGAGCACGAACTGCGCGTGGTGGTCGCCCTGGGCCGCTCCTTGCCGATGCACGCCACCTCGGATGGCAAGGTGTTGCTCTCCACCTTGAGCGACGAAGAAATCGGCCGCTGGATCACCCCGCACCCAGAGCGGTTGACCGCCAATACGCTCGACCTGTGCGGCGTGCTCGCGCAAATGCCGGAGATTCGTCGCGAGGGCATCGCGGTGGATGTCGAGGAGCACACCCCGGGGGTCAGCGCGATGAGCATCCTGCTGCCGACCTTCATGGGCCCTCATGCGGTGACGGTGGTCGTGCCGACGGCGCGCTTCAAGCCACGGCAGGCGGAGTTCCGCCAGGCGCTGGAGCACTTCAGGGAAACATTCAAGCAGGCGCGCACGGCTTGA
- a CDS encoding efflux RND transporter periplasmic adaptor subunit encodes MKIKTLQSLGALVSVTLLLSACEKTEQTVAAPPPEVGVVELKAQDVLLSSDLPGRTTAYRVAEVRPQVSGIIQKRLFTEGTVVRKGQQLYQIDPALYQATVEKAEASRDTARNLAQRYQRLLDTKAISRQQFDDAQASWKQAEAELKTARINLEYTRVLAPIDGRISRSNVTEGALVSAQQSLELASINQLDPIYVDVTQASTEVLRLRRELDAGHLTMAGPGQVKVDLTLEDGTPYAQQGALKFSEVTVDSSTGAVTLRAQFPNPDGLLMPGMFVHGTLAEGVRQQAVLVPQQGVSRDLKGEATAWVVGEGDKAELRHIKATRTVGNQWLVEAGLKAGERVITEGVQRVRPGIALKPVPANNVAPVQSIVSAK; translated from the coding sequence ATGAAGATCAAAACCCTGCAGAGCCTCGGCGCCTTGGTGTCGGTGACGCTCCTGCTGTCGGCGTGCGAAAAGACTGAACAGACCGTGGCGGCGCCACCGCCAGAAGTCGGCGTGGTCGAACTCAAGGCCCAGGATGTGCTGCTCAGCAGCGACCTGCCGGGCCGCACCACGGCCTATCGCGTGGCCGAGGTCCGGCCCCAGGTCAGCGGGATCATCCAAAAGCGCCTGTTCACCGAAGGCACCGTGGTGCGCAAGGGGCAGCAGCTCTACCAGATCGATCCGGCGCTCTACCAGGCGACGGTCGAGAAGGCCGAGGCGAGCCGTGACACCGCGCGCAACCTGGCCCAGCGCTACCAGCGGCTGCTGGACACCAAGGCCATCAGCCGCCAGCAGTTCGACGATGCCCAGGCCAGCTGGAAGCAGGCCGAGGCCGAGCTGAAGACGGCCCGCATCAACCTGGAATACACCCGCGTGCTGGCACCGATCGACGGGCGCATCAGCCGTTCCAACGTCACCGAGGGCGCCTTGGTCAGTGCCCAGCAGAGCCTGGAACTGGCCTCGATCAACCAGCTCGACCCGATCTATGTGGACGTCACCCAGGCCTCCACCGAGGTCCTGCGGCTGCGTCGCGAACTCGATGCCGGGCACCTGACCATGGCCGGCCCGGGTCAGGTGAAGGTCGACCTGACGCTGGAAGACGGCACGCCCTATGCCCAGCAAGGTGCCCTGAAATTCTCCGAGGTCACCGTGGACTCGAGCACCGGCGCGGTGACCCTGCGGGCGCAGTTCCCCAACCCGGACGGCCTGCTGATGCCGGGCATGTTCGTCCACGGCACCTTGGCCGAAGGCGTGCGCCAGCAAGCGGTCCTGGTGCCGCAGCAAGGCGTCAGCCGTGACCTCAAGGGCGAGGCGACCGCCTGGGTGGTCGGCGAGGGCGACAAGGCCGAGCTGCGCCATATCAAGGCTACCCGCACGGTGGGCAACCAGTGGTTGGTCGAAGCGGGCCTGAAGGCCGGCGAGCGGGTGATCACCGAGGGTGTGCAGCGCGTGCGCCCAGGCATTGCCCTCAAGCCCGTGCCCGCCAACAACGTCGCGCCCGTGCAGTCCATCGTCAGCGCCAAGTAA